A genomic segment from Bacillus cereus G9842 encodes:
- the pepF gene encoding oligoendopeptidase F — MTELKDRLQVADIEKWDLTDIYHTIEDWESDFHKIEVLTKELHEFNGNIHDGNSLLAYLTKSEEISSIISLMFAYARLQSDLDTRDTDAQSLVDKVSQLHVKVSAAKSFFSPFLLSIDESTLHSYIEETEGLQYYKEDLFELYRYKKHVLNKDQEAILSQMGEALSSPQHTFGMLNNADILFGEVTTDDGEKVNLTRGMYAKLIEDTNREKRKEAYKAYYKPYVQLKNSIASTLSAAIKNNVTVSKLRNYPSALEKSLFGDMVPKEVYENLIDTTKKNIQTLHTYNEIRKEKLNVDKLRQYDLGIDLVEGAKQDIPYSEAFDIMIASLAPLGEEYIETLKSFKDKRYIDVRETPGKRSGAYNFGVYGVHPFILLNHHDDLNSLFTLTHECGHGMHTHYSHGYQPRISAHYSIFVAEVASTVNEVLLIHYLLKEAKETNVRNHLVNHFIEKFKGTFFTQIMFAEFEKITHEMAEQGKPLNAQVFSEIYEKLFKEYNGDSLVFDEEVKYGWARIPHFYRPFYVYKYATGFASAIQIADKLLSGDPNAQKHYIEFLKGGSSDYPLNLLKKAGVDLTTPEPIESALKQFTQLVEEFSAL, encoded by the coding sequence ATGACAGAACTTAAAGATCGATTACAAGTAGCTGATATAGAAAAATGGGATTTAACAGACATTTACCATACAATTGAAGATTGGGAAAGTGATTTTCATAAAATTGAAGTATTAACGAAGGAATTACACGAGTTTAATGGCAATATTCACGATGGCAATAGTTTATTAGCTTATTTAACGAAGAGTGAAGAAATTTCTAGCATAATATCTTTAATGTTCGCTTATGCACGATTACAATCTGACCTTGATACACGCGATACTGACGCGCAATCTCTTGTCGATAAAGTATCACAATTACACGTGAAAGTAAGTGCAGCTAAATCTTTCTTTTCCCCCTTCTTACTTAGCATAGACGAAAGCACATTACATTCTTACATAGAAGAAACAGAAGGCTTACAATATTATAAAGAAGACTTATTTGAATTATATCGTTATAAAAAACACGTATTGAATAAGGACCAAGAAGCAATTTTATCACAGATGGGTGAAGCTCTTTCTTCTCCACAGCACACATTTGGTATGTTAAACAATGCAGATATATTATTTGGTGAAGTGACGACTGACGATGGAGAAAAAGTGAACTTAACACGCGGAATGTATGCAAAGTTAATAGAAGATACGAATCGTGAAAAGCGTAAAGAAGCTTATAAAGCATATTACAAACCATATGTTCAGTTAAAGAATTCCATCGCATCTACTTTATCCGCTGCTATTAAAAATAATGTTACTGTTTCGAAGCTAAGAAACTATCCATCAGCGCTAGAGAAATCATTATTTGGCGATATGGTTCCGAAAGAAGTATATGAAAACCTTATTGATACAACGAAAAAAAACATTCAAACATTACATACATACAATGAAATTCGAAAAGAAAAATTAAACGTAGATAAACTAAGACAATACGACTTAGGCATCGATTTAGTAGAAGGTGCAAAACAAGACATCCCATATAGTGAAGCATTTGACATTATGATTGCATCACTAGCTCCTTTAGGAGAAGAATATATTGAGACATTAAAAAGTTTTAAAGATAAACGATATATAGACGTAAGAGAAACACCAGGAAAACGTTCTGGTGCTTATAACTTTGGTGTATACGGTGTTCATCCTTTCATTCTTTTAAATCATCACGATGATTTAAATAGCCTGTTCACTCTTACTCATGAATGCGGGCACGGTATGCATACGCACTATTCACATGGATACCAACCAAGAATTTCTGCACATTATTCTATCTTTGTGGCAGAAGTCGCTTCTACAGTAAATGAAGTGTTATTAATTCACTATTTATTAAAAGAAGCAAAAGAAACGAACGTGCGTAACCATTTAGTTAACCATTTTATTGAGAAATTTAAAGGTACTTTCTTTACACAAATCATGTTTGCAGAATTTGAAAAAATCACACATGAAATGGCTGAGCAAGGTAAACCATTAAATGCCCAAGTCTTCAGTGAAATTTATGAAAAGCTATTTAAAGAATATAACGGTGATTCACTTGTATTTGATGAAGAAGTAAAATACGGATGGGCTAGAATCCCTCATTTCTATCGCCCGTTTTACGTATACAAATATGCAACTGGATTCGCATCTGCCATTCAAATCGCTGATAAACTATTAAGCGGCGATCCAAATGCTCAAAAACATTATATTGAATTCCTTAAAGGCGGAAGTTCTGACTATCCACTAAACTTATTGAAAAAAGCTGGTGTTGATTTAACTACGCCAGAACCGATTGAAAGTGCATTGAAACAATTCACTCAACTTGTTGAGGAGTTTTCAGCATTATAA
- a CDS encoding exosporium leader peptide-containing protein, giving the protein MNEEYNTLHGPALEPNLIGPTLPSIPPFTFPTGPTGITGPTGATGFTGIGITGPTGVTGPTGIGITGPTGVTGPAGIGITGPTGVTGPTGIGITGPTGATGLGILPVFGTITSEVGIGFSAVVNTNVNFTIPGPVSGTTLNPVDNSITIDTTGVYSVSFSIVFVIQAISSSILNLTINDSIQFAIETRVGGASGVRATSARTDLLPLNQGDVLRLRIREATGDIIYSNASLVVIKVD; this is encoded by the coding sequence ATGAATGAAGAATATAATACTTTACATGGACCTGCTCTGGAACCAAATTTAATCGGTCCCACACTACCATCAATTCCACCATTTACTTTCCCTACTGGACCTACTGGAATCACAGGCCCTACCGGTGCGACAGGTTTTACTGGAATCGGAATAACTGGTCCCACCGGGGTTACAGGTCCTACCGGAATCGGAATAACTGGCCCCACTGGGGTTACAGGTCCTGCCGGTATCGGAATAACTGGTCCCACTGGGGTTACAGGCCCTACCGGAATTGGAATAACTGGTCCCACTGGCGCAACTGGTTTAGGGATTCTTCCCGTATTTGGAACAATAACTTCTGAAGTAGGAATCGGTTTTTCAGCAGTAGTTAATACAAATGTCAACTTTACCATTCCAGGACCTGTTAGTGGAACTACTCTAAATCCAGTAGACAACTCCATTACAATTGATACCACTGGTGTATACTCTGTATCCTTTTCAATCGTATTTGTAATACAAGCTATTTCGTCTAGCATATTAAATCTTACAATAAACGATTCCATTCAATTCGCAATTGAAACACGAGTTGGTGGTGCTTCTGGGGTAAGAGCCACATCCGCCAGAACTGATCTATTACCTTTAAACCAAGGAGATGTTCTTCGATTACGAATAAGAGAAGCCACGGGTGACATTATTTATTCCAATGCATCTCTTGTTGTTATAAAGGTCGACTAG
- a CDS encoding arylamine N-acetyltransferase family protein, translating to MTDFQKQFFVRLYIEEKDTVSFEDLSNIMYAMAQTVPFENLNILEKNFKEISKENLKEKILVNNRGGLCYELNPTMYYFLKDSGFDVHLVSGTVYNATNSIWAVDSGHIATVLTHHNELYLIEVGFGSYLPLAPVPFSGEVIHSVTGDYRIRKEMTEKGNYILEMRKNNEFLDQSSADDWTLGYAFYIEEVDEEKANTAQKIIVEHEGSPFNKLPLIVKLTEDGHASLTKDSLTVAKNGKKTKETVTDMQFTNLLHSKFGITL from the coding sequence ATGACAGACTTTCAAAAACAATTTTTCGTACGATTATATATAGAAGAAAAAGACACAGTTTCATTTGAAGATTTATCTAACATTATGTACGCAATGGCACAAACTGTTCCTTTTGAAAACTTAAATATTCTCGAAAAGAATTTTAAAGAAATATCAAAAGAAAATTTGAAAGAGAAAATTTTAGTAAATAACCGTGGCGGTCTTTGTTATGAACTCAATCCTACTATGTATTACTTCTTGAAAGATTCTGGATTCGATGTTCATCTCGTTTCAGGAACAGTTTATAACGCTACAAACTCCATATGGGCTGTTGATTCTGGCCATATTGCAACCGTTTTAACACATCATAATGAACTTTATTTAATTGAAGTAGGATTCGGATCATACTTACCTCTTGCCCCTGTCCCTTTCTCAGGTGAAGTCATTCACTCTGTTACAGGAGATTATCGTATTCGTAAAGAAATGACCGAAAAGGGAAACTACATTTTAGAGATGCGGAAAAACAATGAGTTCTTGGATCAATCTTCTGCTGATGATTGGACGTTAGGCTATGCATTTTATATAGAAGAAGTGGATGAAGAAAAAGCAAATACAGCACAAAAAATTATCGTTGAACATGAAGGGTCACCCTTTAATAAACTACCTCTTATTGTAAAACTAACTGAAGATGGGCATGCCTCTTTAACGAAAGATAGCCTTACAGTAGCGAAAAATGGTAAAAAAACGAAAGAAACCGTTACAGACATGCAATTTACAAACCTTTTACATTCAAAATTTGGAATTACACTATAA
- a CDS encoding MerR family transcriptional regulator, protein MYTIAEFSRICKMSTRMLRHYDKEEILKPAYVNPVNGYRYYEQGQLEVALKIKKLREYKFPLPKIKIVLQSSDQDSFVQHIQSQIIELSQEVKQNLQVISEMNEMVKVNSSLNTARHRNYDILMGMRNEVTIIIQRVKIDMDDMDDYFYDLYEEVQKNNFQIVGSPSAVFYDEEYIPSNSDIELRIPVMQGNDEDVAQEYEMKKLSPHQIVTTMHYGSYDYIGYAYIALEEWVEKNGCVIVNSPYEVYIKGPECDCLAEEYVTQICFLVTKIE, encoded by the coding sequence ATGTATACCATCGCTGAGTTTTCTCGGATTTGTAAAATGAGTACGCGGATGTTAAGACATTATGACAAAGAGGAGATATTAAAACCGGCATATGTGAATCCGGTTAATGGGTATAGGTATTATGAACAAGGACAGCTGGAAGTAGCGTTGAAAATCAAAAAGCTAAGGGAGTATAAATTTCCTCTTCCAAAAATTAAAATTGTTTTGCAGTCATCGGATCAAGATTCGTTTGTTCAACATATACAATCACAAATTATCGAGTTGTCTCAGGAAGTGAAGCAAAATTTACAGGTTATTTCAGAAATGAATGAAATGGTAAAGGTGAATAGTAGTCTAAATACTGCTCGTCATAGAAATTACGATATATTAATGGGAATGAGGAATGAAGTAACGATAATTATTCAAAGAGTAAAAATAGATATGGATGATATGGATGATTATTTTTATGACTTATATGAAGAGGTACAAAAAAATAATTTTCAAATAGTCGGTTCACCATCTGCAGTCTTTTATGATGAAGAATATATTCCAAGTAACAGTGATATTGAATTAAGAATCCCGGTTATGCAGGGGAATGATGAAGACGTAGCACAAGAGTATGAAATGAAAAAACTAAGTCCACATCAAATCGTTACTACTATGCATTATGGAAGTTACGACTATATTGGTTACGCTTATATAGCGTTAGAAGAATGGGTTGAAAAAAATGGGTGTGTAATAGTTAATTCGCCATATGAGGTTTATATAAAGGGGCCTGAATGTGATTGTTTAGCAGAAGAGTATGTGACACAAATTTGTTTTTTAGTTACGAAAATAGAATGA
- a CDS encoding agmatine deiminase family protein, protein MEQKHNGIIFTAIPDESNEYYQPFYEDLIYFNECLNEKKSMADQLISLSVEEQDFHTSCFEYDDIWLRDVAPVATNHLVKFKYRPNYLPDDQGRYLDQQFNKWLKKNDFEYVKSPLILDGGNLIWNKKDTVILTERIFDDNDDWTEEEIIEQLEWDLDVSRVIIIPAEEGDVLAHADGMVKFIDEHTMFISDFLGDHEFRYSVQEIIQEQMPEAAFIVVPSSYTEKGQYDQEIASAKGLYINMLESCDALYVPKFGLAKDEEVLRYIQQYTEKQVIQIHVGEISTMGGAMNCLTWYCPSHLLPSKIRRLKNQNEDFSMKKIFDWF, encoded by the coding sequence ATGGAACAAAAACATAATGGGATTATTTTTACTGCAATACCAGACGAATCGAATGAATATTATCAACCATTTTATGAAGACTTGATTTACTTTAATGAATGTTTAAATGAAAAGAAATCAATGGCAGATCAACTTATATCTTTATCTGTTGAAGAACAAGACTTTCATACGAGCTGTTTTGAGTATGATGATATTTGGCTAAGAGATGTTGCACCGGTTGCCACAAATCATCTAGTTAAATTTAAATATCGACCAAATTATTTGCCAGATGATCAAGGGCGATATTTAGATCAACAATTTAATAAATGGTTGAAAAAGAATGACTTTGAATATGTAAAATCTCCATTAATATTAGATGGTGGTAATCTTATTTGGAATAAAAAAGATACTGTAATATTAACAGAACGCATATTTGATGATAACGATGATTGGACAGAAGAGGAAATTATTGAGCAGTTAGAATGGGATTTAGATGTGAGCCGAGTTATTATTATTCCTGCTGAAGAAGGGGATGTACTAGCACACGCAGACGGAATGGTTAAATTTATTGATGAACATACAATGTTTATTAGTGATTTTTTAGGGGATCATGAATTTAGATATAGTGTTCAAGAGATTATTCAAGAACAAATGCCAGAAGCTGCATTTATAGTTGTTCCTTCATCGTATACAGAGAAAGGACAATATGATCAAGAGATAGCATCGGCAAAAGGATTGTATATAAATATGTTAGAATCATGTGATGCTCTGTATGTTCCTAAGTTTGGACTAGCTAAAGACGAGGAAGTTTTACGATATATTCAACAGTATACGGAGAAACAAGTTATTCAAATTCATGTAGGAGAAATATCAACAATGGGAGGCGCGATGAATTGTTTAACGTGGTATTGTCCAAGTCATTTGTTACCTTCGAAAATAAGAAGATTGAAAAATCAGAATGAAGATTTTTCAATGAAGAAGATTTTTGATTGGTTTTAA
- the ltrA gene encoding group II intron reverse transcriptase/maturase, with the protein MRSPKIVLENLASHSKKAGYKYKKLYRNLYNPLFFLEAYQNIYASEGNMTAGTDGKTIDGMSERRISELIDKLRDYSYQPKPVRRVYIPKKNGKKRPLGIPSVEDKLVQEVIKNLLESIYEPTFSKLSHGFRPEKSCHTALFQVKSTFTGSRWFIEGDIEGFFDNINHHILIHTLRKRIDDEQFIALIWKFLRAGYLEDWKFHKTFSGTPQGGILSPLLANIYLNELDNFMNQYKSTFDVGKIRRTNPTYSKIQHQINKAKKKLREAKEKDEVREKELTNKIRELLAEREHTPQGYPMDENYKRIQYVRYADDFLIGVIGSKEDANRAKKDIANFLKSKLKLTLSEEKTLITNTRNKARFLGYDVKVGRDFHSKRRSDGIKTRAFSLKCELYMPTDLVYSRLFKKGVIKINQKTGQWKPIHRPELIKLVPLEILRNYNAQIRGTYQYYQLAVNVCHLNSYKYLLEYSMYKTLANKYRTTLGKAKQKFMVNGIFQVSYKIKSGKKTEVLYDKGFRRNKAPITKKDIEKLPSEVSYQSRTSLIQRLMANQCEWCKAEEGSMEVHHVRKLKNLKGKKKWERQMIARNRKTMILCRKCHRDLHNGKLD; encoded by the coding sequence TTGCGAAGCCCAAAAATCGTATTAGAAAATCTAGCATCTCACAGTAAGAAAGCAGGGTACAAATACAAGAAATTATATCGAAATCTGTACAATCCATTATTTTTCCTTGAAGCCTACCAAAACATATACGCTAGCGAAGGAAATATGACTGCTGGAACAGATGGAAAAACCATTGACGGAATGTCTGAAAGAAGAATCTCGGAATTAATTGATAAATTAAGAGATTATTCGTATCAGCCAAAACCAGTAAGAAGAGTTTATATTCCAAAGAAAAATGGAAAAAAGCGTCCGTTAGGCATACCTTCCGTAGAAGATAAGTTAGTCCAAGAAGTCATAAAAAACCTACTAGAATCTATCTATGAACCGACTTTTAGTAAGTTATCTCATGGTTTCCGCCCTGAAAAGAGCTGCCATACAGCTTTATTTCAGGTGAAAAGCACGTTTACTGGGAGTAGATGGTTTATTGAGGGCGATATTGAAGGTTTTTTTGACAATATTAATCATCATATCCTTATCCATACTCTAAGGAAGAGGATAGATGATGAACAATTTATTGCGCTTATATGGAAGTTTCTTAGAGCCGGTTACTTAGAAGACTGGAAGTTCCATAAGACGTTTAGTGGTACACCGCAAGGTGGTATACTTAGCCCTTTATTAGCGAATATTTATTTAAATGAATTAGATAATTTTATGAATCAGTATAAGTCAACTTTTGATGTAGGAAAGATTAGAAGGACAAATCCAACCTACTCTAAAATCCAACATCAGATAAATAAGGCTAAGAAGAAACTAAGGGAAGCTAAAGAAAAAGATGAAGTACGAGAAAAAGAGCTGACTAATAAAATACGTGAGTTATTAGCTGAAAGAGAACACACGCCCCAAGGATATCCAATGGATGAGAATTATAAACGAATTCAATATGTGAGATACGCCGATGATTTTTTAATTGGAGTTATTGGGAGTAAGGAAGATGCGAATAGAGCAAAGAAAGACATCGCTAATTTCTTGAAATCTAAACTTAAGCTAACGTTATCCGAGGAGAAAACACTTATAACAAACACAAGAAATAAAGCTAGATTTTTAGGCTACGACGTTAAAGTTGGACGAGATTTCCATTCCAAACGACGAAGTGATGGAATAAAAACAAGAGCATTCTCACTAAAGTGTGAACTATATATGCCTACTGATCTTGTTTATAGTCGCCTATTTAAAAAAGGGGTAATAAAAATCAACCAAAAGACAGGTCAATGGAAACCAATTCACCGTCCAGAGTTAATTAAATTAGTGCCTCTTGAGATTTTAAGGAACTATAACGCTCAAATACGTGGAACCTATCAATATTATCAACTGGCAGTGAATGTGTGCCATTTAAACAGTTATAAGTATCTCCTGGAGTACTCTATGTATAAAACCTTAGCAAATAAGTACCGTACTACCTTAGGAAAAGCTAAACAAAAATTTATGGTGAATGGAATATTCCAAGTCAGTTATAAGATAAAGTCCGGCAAGAAAACGGAAGTGCTTTATGATAAGGGATTTCGTAGGAATAAAGCTCCTATAACTAAAAAGGATATAGAAAAACTTCCTTCGGAAGTATCCTACCAATCCCGAACATCGCTTATTCAAAGGTTGATGGCTAATCAATGTGAATGGTGTAAGGCTGAAGAAGGCTCAATGGAAGTTCATCATGTTCGAAAGTTAAAGAACCTTAAAGGGAAAAAGAAATGGGAAAGACAGATGATAGCAAGGAACCGTAAAACAATGATACTTTGTCGAAAGTGTCATCGTGACCTGCATAACGGGAAGCTAGACTGA
- a CDS encoding agmatine deiminase family protein: MRNIENSLFYMPAEWEKHEGTWLQWPHDKAHRGEGYRAKLDDIWVTMAKELHYGEIVHIVVYDEEEKVHVQSKLMEAKVDMDKIDFLVQETDDVWIRDNGPIFVKDKEGNLCLTHWVFNGWGDKYPYENDAVIPAKISEMYSIPKVKSSVCLEGGGIEINGNGTLMAAKTSIINENRNPTLSQEEIEMELTKYLGVTNFIWITGIRGEDNYDEDTDYHIDGAARFVNENTILYEYDPFGESESYLLEAYEKHYQELRQARNIDGKPFQLIPVPVTRKAVKEADCKGSYLNFYIGNEVVLVPIYGDEHDKLALQIIEGQFPGRRIVGIYVNELFAYGGMIHCVTQQHLA; this comes from the coding sequence ATGAGAAATATAGAAAATAGTTTGTTTTATATGCCTGCGGAATGGGAGAAACATGAAGGTACATGGCTGCAATGGCCTCATGATAAAGCTCATAGAGGTGAAGGTTACAGAGCTAAGCTAGATGATATTTGGGTAACGATGGCAAAGGAGCTTCATTACGGAGAAATTGTGCATATTGTTGTATATGATGAGGAAGAAAAAGTACATGTCCAATCGAAGTTAATGGAAGCGAAAGTGGATATGGATAAAATTGATTTCTTAGTTCAAGAGACGGATGATGTGTGGATAAGAGATAATGGACCGATCTTTGTAAAAGATAAGGAAGGCAATCTCTGCTTAACACACTGGGTTTTTAATGGTTGGGGAGATAAATATCCGTATGAAAATGATGCTGTTATTCCGGCAAAAATAAGTGAGATGTATAGTATTCCAAAAGTTAAATCTAGTGTCTGTCTAGAAGGTGGAGGAATAGAGATAAACGGAAATGGAACCTTAATGGCGGCAAAAACTTCTATTATAAATGAAAATCGAAACCCTACACTAAGTCAGGAAGAGATTGAAATGGAGTTAACGAAGTATTTGGGGGTAACGAATTTTATATGGATAACTGGTATTCGTGGTGAGGATAATTATGATGAAGATACGGATTACCATATTGATGGCGCAGCACGTTTTGTAAATGAAAATACAATTCTTTATGAATATGATCCTTTCGGGGAGAGTGAATCCTACCTTTTGGAGGCGTACGAAAAGCATTATCAAGAATTGAGACAAGCAAGAAATATAGATGGAAAACCATTTCAGCTTATACCAGTACCGGTGACAAGAAAAGCTGTAAAAGAAGCAGATTGTAAGGGCTCATATTTAAACTTTTATATTGGAAATGAGGTTGTATTGGTTCCTATATATGGCGATGAGCATGACAAGTTAGCGCTTCAAATTATTGAAGGGCAGTTTCCGGGAAGAAGAATTGTCGGCATTTATGTAAATGAGCTGTTTGCGTATGGTGGCATGATTCACTGTGTGACGCAGCAACATTTAGCATAA
- the amyS gene encoding alpha-amylase yields MFKRVTIVGLSVVMFLPSIYEGSKAYADTVNNGTLMQYFEWYAPNDGDHWNRLRTDAENLAQKGITSVWIPPAYKGTTQNDVGYGAYDLYDLGEFNQKGTVRTKYGTKAQLKSAIDALHKKNIDVYGDVVMNHKGGADYTETVTAVEVDPSNRNVEVSGDYEISAWTGFNFPGRGDSYSNFKWKWYHFDGTDWDEGKKLNRIYKFRGIGKAWDWEVSSENGNYDYLMYADLDFDHPDVANEMKKWGTWYAKELNLDGFRLDAVKHIDHEYLRDWVNHVRQQTGKEMFTVAEYWQNDIQTLNNYLAKVNYNQSVFDAPLHYNFQYASTGNGNYDMRNILKGTVVANHPTLAVTLVENHDSQPGQSLESVVSPWFKPLAYAFILTRAEGYPSVFYGDYYGTKGNSNYEIPALKDKIDPILTARKNFAYGTQRDYFDHPDVIGWTREGDSVHANSGLATLISDGPGGSKWMDVGKNNAGEVWYDITGNQTNTVTINKDGWGQFQVSGGSVSIYVQQ; encoded by the coding sequence ATGTTTAAAAGAGTAACAATAGTCGGATTGTCAGTTGTTATGTTTTTACCTAGTATATATGAGGGGAGTAAAGCATATGCAGATACAGTTAACAATGGAACGTTAATGCAGTATTTTGAGTGGTATGCTCCGAATGATGGGGATCATTGGAATCGTTTGCGTACTGATGCTGAAAATTTAGCGCAAAAAGGAATTACATCTGTTTGGATACCACCTGCATATAAAGGAACTACGCAAAATGACGTAGGATATGGAGCATATGATTTATATGATTTGGGGGAATTCAATCAAAAGGGAACAGTGCGGACGAAATATGGGACGAAAGCACAATTGAAGTCTGCAATTGACGCTTTACATAAGAAAAACATCGATGTATACGGTGATGTAGTTATGAATCATAAAGGTGGGGCTGATTATACAGAAACTGTCACAGCAGTTGAGGTAGACCCAAGCAATCGAAATGTTGAAGTATCAGGTGATTATGAAATTAGTGCTTGGACAGGATTTAACTTTCCAGGGCGTGGAGATTCTTATTCTAATTTCAAATGGAAATGGTATCATTTTGACGGAACAGATTGGGATGAAGGAAAGAAATTAAACCGAATTTATAAATTTAGGGGCATAGGTAAAGCGTGGGACTGGGAAGTGTCTAGCGAGAATGGGAATTATGATTATTTGATGTACGCGGATCTTGATTTTGATCATCCAGATGTTGCGAATGAAATGAAAAAATGGGGAACGTGGTATGCGAAGGAATTAAATTTAGATGGCTTTCGTTTAGATGCTGTTAAACATATTGATCATGAATATTTGCGCGATTGGGTAAATCATGTTAGACAGCAAACGGGGAAAGAAATGTTTACAGTAGCTGAATATTGGCAAAATGATATCCAGACTTTAAATAATTATTTAGCGAAGGTCAATTATAATCAATCTGTGTTCGATGCACCACTGCATTATAATTTTCAGTATGCTTCAACAGGAAATGGGAATTATGATATGAGAAATATTTTAAAAGGAACGGTAGTTGCGAATCATCCTACACTTGCGGTTACTCTAGTTGAAAATCATGATTCACAGCCTGGTCAGTCATTGGAATCTGTAGTGAGCCCTTGGTTCAAACCGTTGGCATATGCATTTATTTTAACGCGTGCAGAGGGATATCCTTCTGTTTTCTATGGTGATTACTATGGTACAAAAGGAAATAGTAACTATGAAATTCCAGCGTTAAAGGACAAAATTGATCCGATTTTGACGGCACGAAAAAACTTTGCATATGGTACGCAGCGTGATTATTTTGATCATCCAGATGTAATTGGCTGGACAAGAGAAGGTGATAGTGTACATGCTAATTCTGGTTTAGCAACGTTAATCTCTGATGGACCAGGAGGGTCAAAGTGGATGGATGTTGGGAAGAATAACGCAGGGGAAGTATGGTACGATATTACGGGTAATCAAACAAATACTGTAACAATTAATAAGGACGGGTGGGGGCAGTTCCAAGTAAGTGGAGGATCAGTTTCCATATATGTTCAGCAGTAA